The Desulfoscipio gibsoniae DSM 7213 genome contains a region encoding:
- a CDS encoding glycosyltransferase family 4 protein gives MGSAVKKSIWIFNHYAGTPSVTTGLRHYNFAKYLIKAGYPTTVFASSAIHNSNNNLIKGKETYITDDSEEVPFVYVKTRNYQDNGKSRILNMIDYYRGLFKVTKYFEKPDLLIASSVHPLTLVAGLKIAKKLDVKCICEIRDLWPESFVAYGIVKKSNPILKLLYAGEKWIYKKADKLIFTMEGGKDYIIEHGWDKEHGGPIDINKVYHVNNGVDLEQFNYNKEHYALDDKNLNDETTFKVIYTGSVRRVNNLNSILEAAKLIKNPKIKIFIWGDGDERLPLQQQCRDNGIDNVIFKGRVDKKYIPYILCHADVNLLHNDYTPITRYGMSQNKLFDYMAANKPIVSDLITNHDLILRYKLGVVTENQSPQKIKEAIEKFYYMTAEERLALNDNLHRAACDYDFKNLTNQLINIIEI, from the coding sequence ATGGGATCAGCTGTAAAAAAAAGCATATGGATATTTAATCATTACGCTGGAACACCATCTGTTACAACCGGGCTGCGTCATTATAATTTTGCAAAATATTTGATTAAGGCCGGTTACCCCACAACTGTTTTTGCCTCCAGTGCTATTCATAACTCAAATAACAATCTTATTAAAGGCAAAGAAACTTACATCACTGATGATAGTGAGGAAGTTCCGTTTGTATATGTAAAAACCCGTAATTATCAAGACAACGGGAAATCCCGAATTTTAAACATGATTGACTACTACCGAGGGCTATTTAAAGTAACCAAGTACTTTGAGAAGCCGGATTTACTAATAGCATCTTCGGTTCATCCATTAACTTTGGTTGCCGGGCTCAAAATTGCCAAGAAACTGGATGTAAAGTGTATTTGTGAAATCAGGGACTTATGGCCGGAAAGCTTTGTGGCCTATGGAATTGTTAAGAAAAGCAATCCAATACTTAAATTGCTTTATGCAGGTGAGAAATGGATTTATAAAAAAGCAGACAAACTTATTTTTACTATGGAAGGGGGTAAAGATTACATAATTGAGCATGGTTGGGATAAGGAGCATGGTGGTCCGATTGATATAAACAAAGTATACCATGTTAATAATGGAGTTGATTTGGAACAATTTAATTATAATAAGGAACACTATGCTCTAGATGATAAAAATTTAAACGATGAAACCACTTTCAAAGTTATATATACAGGTTCCGTAAGGCGTGTAAATAATTTAAATTCAATACTTGAGGCAGCTAAATTAATTAAAAACCCCAAAATTAAAATATTTATATGGGGCGATGGTGACGAAAGACTACCGCTTCAACAGCAGTGCCGGGATAATGGAATCGACAATGTAATTTTTAAGGGTCGAGTTGATAAGAAATATATCCCTTATATTTTATGCCATGCGGATGTGAATTTATTACACAACGACTATACCCCCATCACGCGTTATGGAATGAGTCAAAACAAGTTGTTTGATTATATGGCTGCTAATAAACCAATAGTATCAGATTTAATAACAAACCACGATTTGATATTAAGATATAAACTTGGTGTTGTTACAGAGAATCAAAGCCCTCAGAAAATCAAAGAAGCAATTGAAAAGTTCTATTACATGACCGCTGAAGAACGACTGGCTTTAAACGATAACCTGCATCGGGCGGCATGTGATTATGACTTTAAAAATTTAACCAACCAATTAATTAACATTATTGAGATATGA
- a CDS encoding DegT/DnrJ/EryC1/StrS family aminotransferase, whose protein sequence is MQFRDLKKQYQKYKHEIDTAIREVLLSAEYIGGRQVSELEEQLAEYVGVKHCISCANGTEAMTLVAMAWGVKEGDAVFVPDFTFFSTGEIVSFQGATPIFVDVDRDTFNLDATKLEKAIQKTVKEGKLTPGVVIPVDLFGLPANYPEIEKIARKYNLLVLEDGAQGFGGNINGQRACSFGDAATTSFFPAKPLGCYGDGGAVFTNDDELAQLIKSLKVHGKGDNKYDNVRIGLNSRLDTIQAAVLKVKLQAFINHELEDVNRVSRLYNEGLEGIIEIPLIPEGFYSSFAQYTIKLKSNEQRNNLKDKLKQKGIPSMVYYTKPMHQQGAFANLEFDENDFKVTNELCNIVLSLPMHPYLSDQDIETIIREVMLNTC, encoded by the coding sequence ATGCAATTCAGAGATTTAAAAAAGCAATATCAAAAATATAAGCATGAAATAGATACGGCAATACGGGAAGTACTGCTTAGTGCAGAATATATCGGCGGTAGACAGGTTAGTGAATTAGAAGAGCAGTTGGCCGAATATGTTGGCGTGAAACACTGCATCTCCTGCGCTAATGGAACCGAAGCCATGACGCTGGTGGCAATGGCTTGGGGAGTTAAAGAAGGAGATGCAGTGTTCGTACCCGATTTTACGTTCTTTTCAACTGGTGAAATTGTTTCTTTTCAAGGGGCCACCCCCATATTCGTGGATGTTGACAGAGACACTTTCAACTTAGATGCCACAAAACTAGAGAAAGCAATTCAAAAGACAGTAAAGGAAGGAAAGCTAACCCCCGGGGTTGTCATACCTGTTGATTTGTTTGGCCTGCCCGCAAATTATCCTGAGATAGAAAAAATAGCGCGTAAATATAATTTGTTAGTGCTGGAAGACGGAGCCCAAGGCTTCGGTGGCAATATTAACGGACAAAGAGCCTGCAGTTTCGGCGACGCAGCGACTACTTCATTCTTCCCCGCCAAACCACTGGGATGCTACGGAGATGGCGGAGCTGTGTTTACCAATGATGACGAATTGGCACAGCTTATCAAATCCCTTAAGGTTCACGGTAAGGGTGATAATAAATATGATAATGTTAGAATTGGCTTAAATTCAAGATTGGACACCATACAAGCAGCCGTGCTAAAAGTTAAGCTACAAGCGTTTATCAACCACGAACTGGAAGATGTTAATCGGGTGTCCCGGCTTTATAACGAAGGGCTTGAAGGTATTATTGAAATACCTCTTATTCCGGAGGGGTTTTATTCAAGTTTTGCACAGTATACTATTAAATTAAAAAGTAATGAACAACGCAATAACCTGAAAGATAAACTCAAGCAGAAGGGCATCCCCAGTATGGTTTATTACACCAAGCCAATGCATCAGCAGGGTGCCTTTGCAAATTTAGAGTTTGACGAAAATGATTTTAAAGTAACCAATGAGCTTTGCAATATTGTGCTGTCTCTACCAATGCATCCTTATTTAAGTGATCAAGACATAGAAACAATTATAAGGGAAGTTATGCTAAATACATGCTAA
- a CDS encoding polysaccharide biosynthesis protein, with the protein MEDRRSRVLIVGAGLAGSLVVQSISNLKERPVIIGFIDDDQSKLNLEVCGLPVLGNRLDIPRIADRHKVNEIIIALPSAPPVEVSDIIQICKRLAKVKIQILPGAYDLKTGRINPTPIREVQLEDLLGRKSLALDLGSINNYLNDQVVLVTGAGGSVGMELSANIANSNPGKLVLMGRGENSIYEVERKIKLSHPQVDIATEIADIRDRGRITRLFQKYKPGVVFHAAAHKHVPYMERIPEEAVKNNILGTKVMCEVAHDFNCDKFVLISTDKAVKPTSIMGVTKRIAETIVVMMNEQSQTKFAAVRFGNILGSRGSVIPLFEKQIARGGPVTITHPQMMRYFMTVGEAALLVIQAGAIAVGGEIFVLDMGEPVCIKDLAYKLIKLNGLEPEKEIAIQYTGIRPGEKITEVLVGDDEEVKTTQHNIIFAIYSSTKNFARVKELLATLENPSFSYADEDIRSLLQPYLG; encoded by the coding sequence GTGGAGGACAGGCGAAGTAGGGTACTAATAGTAGGTGCGGGTTTAGCCGGCAGCCTGGTTGTTCAATCCATCAGCAATTTAAAAGAAAGGCCGGTAATTATTGGCTTTATTGATGATGATCAGAGTAAACTTAACTTGGAAGTCTGTGGTTTACCTGTTCTGGGCAATCGTTTGGATATTCCGCGTATAGCTGACAGGCACAAAGTTAACGAAATAATCATTGCCCTGCCTTCAGCGCCCCCCGTTGAGGTAAGCGATATTATCCAAATATGTAAAAGGCTGGCCAAGGTAAAAATTCAAATATTACCAGGCGCATATGATTTAAAAACCGGTCGCATCAACCCCACCCCCATAAGGGAAGTACAGTTGGAGGACTTGTTGGGTCGTAAATCATTAGCACTTGATTTAGGCAGTATAAATAATTATTTAAATGACCAGGTAGTATTGGTCACCGGGGCTGGTGGTTCGGTAGGCATGGAACTGAGCGCTAATATAGCTAACAGCAATCCGGGGAAATTAGTACTAATGGGGCGGGGGGAAAACAGTATTTATGAAGTTGAAAGAAAGATAAAACTCAGTCACCCGCAGGTGGATATAGCTACTGAGATAGCCGATATTAGAGATCGTGGCAGAATAACCAGGCTTTTTCAAAAATACAAACCGGGGGTTGTCTTTCATGCCGCTGCTCACAAACATGTGCCCTATATGGAAAGGATACCTGAGGAGGCAGTAAAGAATAACATTTTAGGTACTAAGGTTATGTGTGAAGTGGCCCACGACTTTAATTGTGATAAATTTGTATTAATATCCACCGATAAGGCTGTTAAGCCGACCAGTATCATGGGGGTAACTAAAAGGATAGCGGAAACCATTGTAGTGATGATGAATGAGCAAAGCCAAACTAAGTTTGCTGCTGTTCGTTTTGGTAATATACTGGGCAGCAGAGGTAGTGTCATACCTTTGTTTGAAAAGCAAATCGCCAGAGGCGGGCCGGTTACCATTACTCACCCGCAAATGATGCGTTATTTTATGACGGTGGGTGAAGCTGCTTTGCTGGTAATTCAGGCGGGGGCCATTGCCGTTGGAGGGGAAATATTTGTTTTGGATATGGGGGAACCCGTATGCATCAAAGATTTGGCTTATAAATTAATCAAGCTAAATGGTCTGGAACCCGAAAAGGAAATTGCTATTCAGTATACCGGCATCAGGCCGGGGGAAAAAATTACGGAAGTGCTTGTTGGGGACGATGAGGAAGTAAAAACTACTCAACATAATATAATATTTGCTATTTACAGTTCCACTAAAAACTTTGCTAGGGTGAAAGAGCTGCTTGCCACATTGGAAAACCCCAGCTTTTCTTATGCGGATGAAGATATCAGGAGCTTGTTGCAGCCATACTTGGGGTAA
- a CDS encoding Gfo/Idh/MocA family protein yields MDKKICVIGGGLWGQNHIRTLFQMGNLAGIVESTPQRLDELLRQYPVHGFTDVDAAIKWGFDGYVLATPAETHYPLGKKLLERGLNVLIEKPMTLSSKHSKQLIEIADRTNARLMVGHLLLFHPAIIKIKEVIDSGKIGQLYYVYSNRLNFGTVRTEENIFWSFAPHDISILDYFIGRPATKIAAKGAKFLQDKIYDVTMTQFAYPGNVHAHIFVSWLHPFKEQRLVVVGSRGMISFDDSSLEKNILYYKKQIGWLKGQPVKIEQPDEIIDYEKGMPLTEELKYFVENLDKTIEIASGKTGHEVVKVLETVQELISKDW; encoded by the coding sequence ATGGACAAAAAAATATGTGTAATTGGAGGAGGTTTATGGGGACAAAACCACATCAGGACTCTCTTCCAAATGGGTAATTTAGCAGGCATTGTAGAAAGTACTCCGCAAAGGTTGGATGAACTGTTGAGGCAATACCCGGTTCACGGTTTTACGGATGTGGATGCCGCCATCAAGTGGGGATTTGACGGCTATGTTCTAGCAACACCGGCAGAGACCCATTATCCCCTGGGGAAAAAGTTGTTGGAAAGGGGCTTGAATGTACTCATAGAAAAACCAATGACCCTTTCCTCAAAACACTCCAAACAGCTTATTGAGATTGCTGATCGAACAAATGCCAGACTTATGGTAGGACATCTATTACTTTTCCATCCGGCTATTATAAAAATCAAAGAAGTAATCGACAGCGGCAAGATTGGCCAACTTTATTATGTTTACTCAAACAGGTTAAACTTTGGCACAGTTAGAACTGAGGAGAATATTTTCTGGTCATTTGCGCCCCATGATATTTCCATCCTGGATTATTTCATTGGCCGTCCTGCCACCAAGATAGCAGCCAAAGGAGCAAAATTCCTCCAAGATAAAATTTATGACGTAACTATGACCCAGTTTGCCTACCCGGGCAATGTACACGCTCATATCTTTGTATCCTGGCTTCATCCATTCAAAGAACAAAGATTGGTTGTGGTGGGCAGCCGGGGAATGATATCTTTTGATGATTCCTCTTTAGAGAAGAACATCCTTTATTATAAAAAACAAATCGGCTGGCTTAAGGGTCAACCAGTTAAAATAGAGCAGCCCGATGAAATCATTGATTATGAGAAAGGTATGCCTTTGACTGAAGAGCTAAAATATTTTGTTGAAAACCTGGATAAAACAATCGAGATTGCCAGTGGTAAAACCGGACACGAAGTGGTCAAGGTACTGGAGACCGTGCAAGAGTTAATAAGCAAGGATTGGTGA
- a CDS encoding NAD(P)/FAD-dependent oxidoreductase, translated as MAQHYDVIIVGAGPAGIFAALELSGKRKDLRVLILEKGRDINQRICPSREKGGSCFNCHPCSTVCGWGGAGAFSDGKLTLSSEIGGSLEQYLGEDKLNEMIKEVDQVYLQFGAPEHVYGLEHQDEIHEFQRQATVADLKLIPVAIRHLGTGRCQEILQNMYEHLIKKGIEVRTRVAVDQIITDGHLVKGVRTVDGEEITGDHVILAPGREGAEWLAQEAYRLELQTGVNPVDIGVRVEVPAAVMEPLTRVFYESKLIYYSRAFDDRVRTFCMNPRGEVVMENNDGLVTVNGHSHAFNKTDNTNFAVLVSKTFTEPFREPIAYGKYVASLANLLGGGVIVQRLGDLLEGHRSTVDRMKKCLVMPTLKEATPGDLSLVFPYRHLVAIVEMLKALDVIAPGVYSRYTLLYGVEVKFYSSRLALSNGLETRIKNLFAAGDGAGVTRGLAQASVAGIVAAREILSRI; from the coding sequence ATGGCGCAACATTATGACGTAATTATTGTGGGTGCAGGTCCTGCCGGAATTTTTGCTGCTCTAGAACTGTCCGGGAAAAGGAAGGATTTGCGGGTATTAATATTGGAAAAAGGCCGCGATATCAACCAGCGTATCTGTCCATCCCGGGAAAAGGGAGGGAGTTGTTTTAATTGCCACCCTTGTTCTACGGTTTGCGGTTGGGGTGGTGCCGGTGCCTTCAGTGACGGCAAACTGACCTTATCATCGGAAATAGGTGGCAGCCTGGAGCAATACTTGGGAGAAGACAAGCTTAATGAGATGATTAAAGAAGTCGATCAAGTATATCTTCAGTTTGGCGCACCTGAGCATGTTTACGGATTGGAACACCAGGATGAAATACACGAATTTCAACGCCAGGCTACTGTCGCTGATCTAAAATTAATTCCAGTTGCGATTCGTCATCTGGGTACGGGACGCTGTCAGGAAATTTTACAAAACATGTATGAACACCTAATTAAAAAGGGCATTGAAGTGCGAACCAGGGTAGCGGTTGATCAAATCATTACAGACGGGCATTTGGTAAAGGGTGTCCGTACTGTTGATGGTGAGGAAATTACCGGTGATCATGTAATACTGGCACCGGGACGGGAGGGGGCCGAATGGCTGGCCCAGGAGGCCTACCGGTTGGAACTGCAAACTGGAGTTAATCCGGTTGATATCGGGGTACGTGTGGAAGTGCCGGCCGCCGTAATGGAGCCATTAACCAGGGTGTTTTATGAATCCAAACTCATATATTATTCCCGGGCGTTTGATGACCGGGTGCGTACATTTTGTATGAATCCACGTGGTGAAGTTGTGATGGAGAATAATGATGGATTGGTTACAGTGAACGGGCATAGCCATGCCTTTAACAAGACGGATAACACCAACTTTGCTGTTTTAGTCAGCAAAACTTTCACTGAACCATTTAGAGAACCCATTGCCTATGGTAAGTATGTAGCCAGTCTGGCTAATTTGTTGGGCGGTGGCGTAATTGTACAGCGGTTGGGTGATTTATTGGAAGGGCACAGGTCCACAGTGGATCGCATGAAGAAATGCCTGGTAATGCCCACCCTTAAAGAGGCTACACCGGGGGACCTCAGTCTGGTATTTCCTTACCGGCACCTGGTGGCCATTGTAGAAATGCTTAAAGCACTGGATGTCATTGCTCCCGGTGTTTATTCCCGCTATACTTTACTGTACGGCGTGGAAGTAAAGTTTTACTCTTCCCGGTTGGCCTTGAGCAATGGCCTGGAAACACGGATCAAAAACTTATTTGCGGCAGGCGACGGTGCCGGTGTCACCAGAGGTCTGGCTCAGGCCTCAGTAGCGGGCATTGTGGCCGCCAGGGAAATTCTCAGCAGAATATAA
- a CDS encoding adenylosuccinate synthase — translation MSTVVLVGAQWGDEGKGKVTDFLARQAEMVVRYQGGNNAGHTVVAEGQTYKLHLIPSGILYADKQCLIGNGVVIDPGVLLQELDGLEKQGVSTANLRISPRAHVIFPYHKSIDMAEEESKGSRKIGTTCRGIGPTYTDKASRVGIRMTELIDREELAEKLRDTLESKIKVLSRLYGVEETFTYQEMLNQYTEYADRLKNYVADVSVLVNEAIDRGARVLFEGAQGTLLDLDHGTYPYVTSSHPIAAAACLGAGLGPTKIKTVVGVAKAYITRVGEGPFPTELHDQLGESLRQRGFEFGTTTGRPRRCGWYDAVIARYAARINGLTYLAITKLDVLSGIETLKICTGYRYKGEIINEFPVSLKLLAQCEPVYQEFPGWQEDISSVTEFSELPQAAKDYLKNLEELSGVPVAIVGVGPGRAQTLVLREIF, via the coding sequence ATGTCTACGGTGGTATTGGTTGGTGCGCAATGGGGAGACGAGGGTAAAGGTAAGGTAACAGATTTCTTGGCCCGGCAGGCCGAAATGGTAGTACGTTACCAGGGTGGTAATAATGCCGGGCATACCGTGGTGGCGGAAGGTCAGACATACAAATTGCATTTAATCCCTTCGGGTATTTTATATGCAGATAAACAATGTCTGATTGGTAACGGGGTAGTTATTGACCCCGGTGTGCTGCTGCAGGAACTGGATGGACTTGAAAAACAGGGTGTCAGTACAGCTAATTTACGAATTAGCCCCCGGGCACATGTAATTTTCCCTTACCATAAGAGCATAGATATGGCAGAGGAGGAGAGTAAAGGCAGTCGTAAAATCGGTACCACATGCCGTGGCATTGGTCCAACCTATACTGATAAGGCCTCCCGGGTGGGTATACGTATGACGGAGTTGATTGACCGTGAGGAATTGGCTGAAAAGCTGCGTGATACACTGGAGTCTAAAATAAAAGTACTATCCCGTCTTTACGGGGTAGAGGAAACTTTTACTTATCAAGAAATGCTGAATCAGTATACCGAATATGCCGATCGTTTGAAAAACTATGTAGCGGATGTTTCTGTGTTGGTTAACGAGGCCATCGATCGTGGTGCCAGGGTGCTGTTTGAGGGTGCTCAGGGTACTTTACTTGATCTTGACCACGGTACTTACCCTTACGTTACTTCCAGTCATCCCATTGCGGCTGCGGCTTGCCTGGGTGCAGGTCTTGGACCCACCAAGATTAAAACCGTGGTGGGGGTGGCTAAAGCTTATATTACCCGGGTGGGTGAAGGGCCATTCCCTACGGAGCTACATGACCAATTAGGTGAATCGCTCCGGCAGAGAGGCTTTGAATTTGGCACTACTACCGGCCGTCCGCGCCGCTGTGGTTGGTATGATGCGGTCATAGCACGTTACGCGGCCAGAATTAATGGTTTGACTTACCTGGCCATTACCAAACTGGATGTACTGTCAGGTATTGAAACATTGAAGATATGCACAGGCTACCGCTATAAAGGTGAAATTATCAATGAATTTCCCGTTAGTTTGAAGCTGTTGGCCCAGTGTGAACCAGTATACCAGGAATTCCCCGGCTGGCAAGAGGATATTTCATCTGTAACTGAATTTAGTGAACTGCCTCAAGCAGCTAAGGATTATCTAAAAAATCTGGAGGAATTGTCCGGTGTGCCTGTAGCTATTGTGGGTGTTGGTCCGGGAAGGGCCCAAACTCTGGTATTGAGGGAGATTTTTTAA
- a CDS encoding nucleotide sugar dehydrogenase, which yields MSKLKQKIQNKTATLGVVGLGYVGLPLAVEKAKAGYKTIGFDVQESKVKMVNCGKNYIGDVVNEDLEAIVKSGFLSATTDFAKVAQADCVCICVPTPLDAHQQPVISYVKASAQSILLYMHKDMLIVLESTTYPGTTKELLKPIFESSGLKCGKDFYLAFSPERVDPGNLFYKVKNTPKVVGGITPECTDIAATLYESVLEAPIHRVSSPTIAEMEKILENAYRNINIGLINELAILCNRMGISIWEVIDAAKTKPYGFQAFYPGAGVGGHCIPLDPYYLSWKAREYGFHTSMIEASMIINDRMPEYCVERASKILNRDKKAHNGSKILVLGVAYKQDIDDYRESPALKVIDILKETGASVDYYDPYISEYRYKGEIFKGLESIDADMLKSYDLIVITASHSNVDYDFVAANSKWVFDTKNATKNVQNRNNIILL from the coding sequence ATGAGTAAACTAAAACAAAAAATCCAAAACAAAACAGCCACCCTTGGCGTGGTGGGTCTAGGTTATGTAGGACTCCCTTTGGCTGTTGAAAAAGCCAAGGCAGGTTATAAAACCATTGGATTCGACGTGCAAGAATCCAAAGTAAAGATGGTTAACTGTGGCAAAAACTACATCGGTGACGTAGTTAATGAGGATTTAGAGGCTATTGTTAAGTCCGGATTTCTTTCAGCCACAACAGATTTTGCAAAGGTAGCGCAGGCGGATTGCGTGTGTATATGCGTACCAACACCGCTGGACGCACATCAGCAGCCGGTTATCAGCTATGTCAAAGCTTCCGCACAAAGCATCCTGCTCTATATGCACAAGGACATGCTGATCGTTCTAGAATCCACAACATATCCCGGTACAACAAAAGAACTGTTAAAGCCTATTTTTGAGTCATCGGGTTTGAAATGTGGAAAAGACTTCTATCTGGCATTTTCACCGGAGCGCGTCGACCCGGGCAATCTTTTTTATAAGGTTAAGAACACACCAAAGGTCGTAGGTGGTATTACACCGGAGTGTACTGATATAGCTGCTACTTTGTACGAAAGCGTACTGGAAGCTCCTATACACCGTGTTTCCTCACCTACCATCGCCGAAATGGAAAAAATACTGGAGAACGCCTATCGAAATATCAACATTGGACTTATAAATGAGCTTGCCATTCTTTGTAACCGGATGGGTATCAGCATTTGGGAAGTAATCGATGCCGCTAAAACCAAACCCTACGGATTTCAAGCATTCTATCCGGGAGCAGGTGTGGGTGGCCATTGCATACCTCTCGATCCATATTATCTCTCATGGAAAGCCCGTGAATATGGTTTCCATACATCCATGATTGAGGCATCCATGATAATTAATGATCGCATGCCGGAATATTGTGTTGAGAGAGCAAGCAAGATTTTAAATAGAGATAAAAAAGCACATAATGGCTCAAAAATTCTTGTGCTTGGCGTAGCGTACAAACAGGATATAGATGATTACAGGGAAAGCCCTGCCCTTAAAGTTATAGATATTCTCAAAGAAACAGGTGCGTCGGTTGATTATTATGACCCGTATATCAGCGAGTATAGATACAAAGGCGAAATTTTTAAAGGTCTTGAGAGCATCGATGCTGATATGCTTAAAAGCTATGATTTGATTGTCATAACCGCGTCCCATAGTAATGTGGATTATGACTTTGTTGCAGCAAATTCTAAGTGGGTGTTCGATACCAAAAACGCTACTAAAAATGTACAAAATAGAAATAACATTATTTTACTATAG
- a CDS encoding formyltransferase family protein, whose product MIGVFTYNIAHRKTYDTLCLLKTKGYHDVAVFAEPLHYAKKYTPLIEHRPKNFNDVLPSEICKNFGYEYHMQNTSVKDILPVNSKILICGAGLIPQSIVEQYRVINAHPGYIPYVRGLDALKWAIYDEQPIGVTTHQIGSEVDAGLIIERRIVPVYFNDTFHAVAQRQYDMEISMLVDAIAKIDVATEYVEPGNYKLHKRMPHEFETRLLSKFEKLKDKAVIKCNSEI is encoded by the coding sequence ATGATTGGAGTATTCACATATAACATAGCGCACAGAAAAACATACGATACCCTTTGCCTCTTAAAAACCAAAGGGTATCATGATGTGGCGGTATTTGCCGAGCCCTTGCATTATGCAAAGAAATATACGCCGCTTATAGAGCATCGACCAAAAAACTTCAATGATGTTCTTCCATCGGAAATATGCAAAAACTTTGGCTACGAATACCATATGCAAAATACAAGTGTGAAGGATATACTCCCTGTAAATTCAAAAATACTGATATGCGGAGCGGGCCTCATTCCACAGTCCATAGTGGAGCAATATAGAGTTATTAATGCTCATCCGGGATACATTCCTTATGTTAGAGGGCTGGATGCTCTCAAATGGGCAATTTACGATGAGCAGCCCATCGGTGTCACAACTCATCAAATAGGCTCTGAAGTGGATGCGGGATTAATAATCGAAAGAAGGATTGTTCCAGTCTACTTTAATGATACTTTCCATGCAGTGGCACAAAGACAGTACGACATGGAAATATCAATGCTGGTGGATGCTATTGCCAAAATTGATGTGGCGACGGAATATGTGGAACCTGGCAATTATAAACTACATAAGCGCATGCCCCATGAATTTGAAACGAGGCTTCTTTCCAAATTCGAAAAATTAAAAGATAAGGCCGTGATTAAATGCAATTCAGAGATTTAA